One Oscillatoria sp. FACHB-1406 DNA window includes the following coding sequences:
- a CDS encoding type III-B CRISPR module-associated Cmr3 family protein, whose protein sequence is MYWYTLTPLDILLFRDAKPFTPGERAWAGSVFPPNGHAIAGAIRQLISHDLTDKESGKIELCGPFLCNGKTLYFPSPLNYVNSQRLTPISWLPENHSARRMVWDRRKPEPLLLEKSSSNQADLESKNDRDCRKYFSYKTVRKLLNGEQLECEDWLLDKGKPEKLWKVETRSHNTLETGTRQVKDADGYFVENAIRLHPGWSLAIGLKAELPQVPATIRLGGEGHRAIVERCAELDKQWNELQALSQQNQAKGGRAIAYLVTPGVFERLRRKNPANYQESKSYCRPYPWEWSLVHTTNSNQTPGNLVSVATASAVPISCRIKDKAKDTSIPAPQVFAAPPGSSYYLNIPQGLDLESPNNQHWRQLGYSELLWIDCTSESPQ, encoded by the coding sequence ATGTACTGGTATACTCTCACTCCTCTCGACATTCTTCTCTTCCGAGATGCAAAACCCTTCACTCCCGGCGAACGAGCTTGGGCGGGCAGTGTTTTTCCTCCCAACGGACACGCGATCGCCGGAGCAATTCGCCAACTCATCAGTCATGACTTAACAGATAAAGAGAGCGGTAAAATAGAACTATGCGGGCCGTTTTTATGCAATGGAAAAACACTTTATTTTCCTTCTCCGTTAAACTATGTAAATTCGCAGCGTTTAACGCCAATTTCCTGGTTGCCAGAAAATCATTCTGCCCGTAGAATGGTATGGGATCGTCGCAAACCGGAACCTTTACTTCTCGAAAAAAGTTCATCGAATCAAGCCGATTTAGAAAGCAAAAATGACCGCGACTGTCGGAAGTATTTTTCATACAAAACTGTCCGTAAGCTGCTGAACGGAGAACAACTAGAGTGCGAAGACTGGCTGTTGGACAAAGGGAAACCCGAAAAACTTTGGAAGGTCGAAACGCGATCGCACAATACCCTAGAAACCGGAACGCGCCAAGTCAAAGATGCAGACGGTTACTTCGTTGAAAACGCTATTCGCCTGCATCCCGGTTGGAGTTTAGCCATTGGTTTAAAAGCAGAACTACCGCAGGTTCCCGCTACGATTCGACTGGGGGGAGAAGGACACCGCGCGATCGTCGAACGTTGTGCGGAACTGGATAAACAATGGAACGAACTGCAAGCATTATCGCAGCAAAATCAAGCAAAAGGAGGACGCGCGATCGCTTATTTAGTAACTCCCGGCGTATTTGAGCGCCTTCGCCGCAAAAATCCCGCGAATTACCAAGAAAGCAAATCCTATTGTCGCCCTTACCCTTGGGAATGGAGTCTCGTTCATACGACTAACAGCAATCAAACTCCGGGCAATCTTGTCAGCGTAGCAACTGCGAGCGCCGTACCGATTAGTTGCAGGATTAAGGATAAGGCTAAAGACACGAGCATCCCCGCACCGCAAGTTTTTGCGGCTCCTCCTGGAAGCAGTTATTACTTAAACATTCCTCAAGGATTAGACCTAGAATCTCCCAACAATCAGCACTGGCGGCAGTTAGGATATTCCGAACTTCTCTGGATAGATTGCACCTCAGAATCTCCTCAATAG
- the cmr4 gene encoding type III-B CRISPR module RAMP protein Cmr4, which produces MNINLVYLYLLSPLHTGGATQEGNLLGIARESHTNIPYLPSSTIRGRLRASETDKKKQYKLFGTELKSGEENSGGSTDSNKLVQGDIWIGDGSILWLPVPSLSHGVVWISSPMLLQRWARLNALPSKIPTEYSCSFKQSNTSVYLKDAVLKANDLKEWKNWQEFVPKSAETNNITRLLVIPDRHCETLIQMGLWRQVKVKLDEHKNVSGGFRYEEAIPPDTLVYFPWGITSQANGSRQQSETDFKALLGNNTILQIGGQESLGRGFVQQWLG; this is translated from the coding sequence ATGAATATTAACTTAGTCTATCTCTATCTACTTTCGCCCCTGCATACCGGCGGTGCAACTCAAGAAGGAAACCTGCTCGGTATTGCTCGCGAATCTCACACCAACATCCCCTATCTTCCCTCCAGCACGATTCGCGGCAGACTGCGCGCGAGCGAAACCGATAAGAAGAAGCAGTACAAATTATTTGGCACCGAGCTTAAATCGGGTGAAGAAAATAGCGGCGGCTCAACTGATTCCAACAAGCTCGTGCAGGGTGACATCTGGATTGGCGATGGCTCGATTTTATGGCTGCCCGTCCCTTCTCTCAGTCATGGCGTGGTTTGGATTAGTTCTCCGATGTTACTACAACGTTGGGCGAGACTCAATGCTTTACCTAGCAAGATTCCGACTGAATATAGCTGTAGTTTCAAGCAAAGCAATACGAGCGTTTACTTAAAAGATGCCGTGCTGAAAGCTAATGATTTGAAAGAGTGGAAGAATTGGCAAGAATTTGTCCCTAAATCGGCAGAAACTAATAATATTACTCGTCTTCTTGTCATTCCCGATCGCCACTGCGAAACGCTGATTCAAATGGGATTGTGGCGACAAGTCAAAGTCAAACTCGACGAACACAAAAATGTGAGTGGCGGTTTTCGGTACGAAGAAGCGATTCCTCCCGATACTCTCGTCTATTTTCCTTGGGGAATTACTTCTCAGGCGAATGGCTCTCGCCAACAGTCCGAGACCGATTTTAAAGCGTTGCTCGGCAACAACACAATCTTGCAAATCGGCGGACAAGAAAGCTTGGGACGCGGTTTCGTTCAACAGTGGTTGGGATAG
- a CDS encoding RAMP superfamily CRISPR-associated protein translates to MSPNPIQRPNKPNSTQRPVQKAKKVIDSSRQNRGNGGGRNHGGGGQGGGNNGRNEPSPWLDENNEPSPTPTASFVEYLRWMRAPDSEYKDETKVQILHLATENANYRERLKQLVKRTEIIAQVTFQVKCPWRIRVGGTKGPENILLPAFDALGMPYIPSATLRGVARNQAIRELMKKQKLTWDDADKKVAPYFGSLEVEEKANRAGKVVFLDAYPVPSEKGGLAMDMANNIWKWEGERPDYSPNPNPFLSLKEPTFLIGLRLATGCQDERVLEKVKTWLIEGMRSGIGSQVNTGYGELFTAGAGHPTKEFFRVEFSLEGQLIHGYKKFTQWNWNDRRNEWQMRGIAEAEVRPVAFKSMLRYWFRAFALGVLSFKQVQEWEAKLFGGIDPKREYGYLKVNIIDGKKIEKEARHNVRGQKESCDKQQGTLVLSLSPEASRQKKEELTRLYKELTWLMFNLGGIGQGARRPCYSREGRGIPLYRGSTFCLDSDDELWTLPNTIQEFQKQFKKRLVEFYHALEKVTEIPLDYHNPKLVGRVTEEKWLNAVDGYCKIIICTGNSDNHKPYALSVLHCNSFKVNADSKNDNDSQRTLKKIYDGNLCGQVKKPVKPSPVWIADLGDYQVVTVFGANVNPRDRYLQELRSRTSRDNYVRVFPL, encoded by the coding sequence ATGAGTCCTAACCCTATACAGCGCCCCAATAAACCGAATTCCACTCAACGCCCCGTTCAAAAAGCGAAAAAAGTTATCGATTCTTCCAGACAAAATCGAGGGAATGGCGGGGGGCGCAATCATGGTGGAGGAGGGCAAGGGGGCGGTAATAACGGGCGAAACGAACCTTCTCCTTGGTTAGATGAAAACAACGAACCCTCTCCAACTCCAACCGCTAGTTTTGTGGAATATTTGCGTTGGATGCGCGCCCCAGACTCGGAATATAAAGATGAGACAAAAGTCCAAATTTTGCATTTAGCAACGGAGAACGCGAACTACCGAGAACGACTCAAACAACTGGTCAAACGGACTGAAATAATCGCACAAGTTACCTTTCAAGTCAAATGTCCTTGGCGCATTCGCGTAGGCGGAACTAAAGGCCCAGAAAACATTTTACTTCCTGCTTTCGATGCTCTCGGAATGCCCTACATTCCCTCTGCAACTCTGCGGGGAGTCGCGCGAAATCAAGCCATTCGCGAACTGATGAAAAAGCAAAAATTAACTTGGGATGATGCCGATAAAAAAGTTGCTCCTTACTTCGGTTCTCTAGAAGTAGAAGAGAAAGCCAATCGCGCTGGAAAAGTCGTCTTTCTCGATGCTTACCCTGTCCCCAGCGAAAAAGGGGGGTTAGCAATGGATATGGCGAATAACATTTGGAAGTGGGAAGGAGAACGCCCCGACTATTCGCCTAATCCCAATCCTTTTTTATCGTTAAAAGAACCGACTTTTTTAATCGGTCTGCGCTTGGCAACAGGTTGCCAGGACGAGCGAGTTTTAGAGAAAGTTAAAACTTGGTTAATTGAAGGAATGCGATCGGGGATTGGCTCGCAAGTCAATACTGGCTATGGCGAACTGTTTACAGCCGGTGCGGGACACCCAACCAAAGAGTTTTTCCGCGTTGAATTTTCTTTAGAAGGGCAACTAATTCACGGATATAAAAAGTTTACTCAATGGAATTGGAACGACCGCCGCAATGAGTGGCAAATGCGAGGGATTGCCGAAGCAGAAGTCCGCCCGGTTGCCTTTAAATCGATGCTAAGGTACTGGTTCCGCGCTTTTGCTTTAGGCGTTCTTTCTTTTAAACAAGTGCAGGAATGGGAAGCCAAACTGTTTGGTGGAATTGACCCCAAACGAGAATATGGTTATTTGAAAGTGAACATTATTGATGGTAAAAAGATTGAAAAAGAGGCTCGGCATAATGTGAGAGGTCAGAAAGAGTCTTGTGATAAGCAGCAGGGGACTCTAGTTTTATCTCTTTCTCCTGAAGCATCGAGACAGAAGAAAGAGGAATTGACAAGGCTTTATAAAGAGTTAACTTGGTTGATGTTTAATTTGGGTGGAATCGGTCAAGGTGCGAGACGACCTTGCTATTCGAGGGAAGGACGCGGTATTCCTTTGTATCGTGGTTCTACATTCTGCCTCGACAGTGATGATGAGCTTTGGACTCTCCCCAATACGATACAAGAGTTTCAAAAACAGTTTAAAAAACGATTAGTCGAGTTCTATCATGCGTTAGAAAAAGTGACGGAAATTCCGCTCGATTATCACAATCCGAAGCTGGTGGGTCGGGTGACTGAAGAAAAGTGGTTAAATGCGGTCGATGGCTACTGTAAAATCATCATTTGTACAGGTAATTCGGATAATCATAAGCCCTATGCTCTGAGTGTATTACATTGCAATAGTTTTAAAGTCAATGCTGATAGTAAAAATGATAATGATAGTCAGAGGACACTTAAAAAAATATATGATGGCAATCTATGCGGTCAGGTCAAAAAACCAGTTAAGCCTTCACCCGTGTGGATTGCGGATTTAGGCGATTATCAAGTCGTGACCGTCTTTGGCGCGAATGTTAACCCTCGCGATCGCTATCTACAAGAATTGCGATCGCGAACTTCACGCGACAACTATGTTCGAGTTTTCCCTTTATAG
- the aspS gene encoding aspartate--tRNA ligase: MRTHYCGDIRTHHTGETVTLCGWVDRRRDHGKVIFIDLRDRAGVIQVVSDPERTPDSYSDADALRNEYVVRVTGRVSARPPESLNPKLPTGEIELYADRIEVLNAVRKQLPFQVSSFENESVKEELRLKYRYLDLRRDRMNRNLQLRHQVVKSIRRFLEDERGFIEVETPILTRSTPEGARDYLVPARVNPGQWYALPQSPQLFKQLLMVSGCDRYYQIARCFRDEDLRADRQPEFTQLDMEMSFMSQEEILQLNEDLVCHIFKTVRGVDLPRPFPRLTYAESMEKYGCDRPDTRFGLELVEVSDLLGNSGFKVFSTAVKQGGIIKVLPIPGGNDTISNVRIKPGGDLFNEAAIAGAKGIAYIRVKEGGNIDTIGAIKDNLNEEQTKELLDRVGAKPGHLLLFGAGDAATVNKSLDRLRQVIGQQLGLIDEEKVNLVWVTDFPLFEWNADEKRYEALHHPFTAPNLEDLDDLKTARSQAYDLVYNGIEVGGGSLRIYQKEIQEQVFAAIGLSKEEAQQKFGFLLEAFEYGTPPHGGIAYGLDRLVMLLSGEESIRDVIAFPKTQQARCLLTDAPSSVDEKQLKELQVVSTYQPEDNG, encoded by the coding sequence ATGCGAACTCACTATTGTGGCGACATCAGAACCCATCATACCGGCGAAACGGTCACGCTCTGCGGTTGGGTAGATCGCCGTCGCGACCACGGTAAAGTTATATTTATCGATCTGCGCGATCGCGCCGGAGTTATCCAAGTTGTCAGCGATCCGGAACGCACGCCCGATTCCTACTCAGATGCAGATGCGTTGCGCAATGAATACGTGGTGCGAGTGACGGGGCGAGTCAGCGCGCGTCCGCCCGAATCCCTCAATCCCAAACTGCCGACGGGCGAAATCGAACTTTACGCCGATCGCATCGAAGTCCTCAATGCAGTACGCAAGCAGCTTCCCTTCCAAGTTTCCAGCTTTGAAAACGAGTCGGTGAAAGAAGAGTTGCGCTTGAAGTACCGCTATCTAGATTTACGACGCGATCGCATGAACCGCAACCTGCAACTGCGCCATCAAGTCGTTAAAAGCATTCGCCGCTTCCTAGAAGACGAACGCGGGTTTATTGAAGTTGAAACCCCGATTCTCACCCGTTCCACTCCAGAAGGCGCGCGCGATTACCTCGTTCCCGCCCGCGTTAACCCCGGACAGTGGTACGCCCTGCCCCAATCGCCGCAACTGTTTAAGCAATTGCTAATGGTGTCAGGGTGCGATCGCTACTACCAAATCGCCCGCTGTTTCCGCGATGAAGACTTACGCGCCGATCGCCAGCCGGAATTTACCCAACTCGACATGGAAATGAGTTTCATGTCCCAAGAAGAAATTCTACAACTAAATGAAGATTTGGTTTGCCATATCTTTAAAACCGTTCGCGGTGTCGATCTACCCCGTCCTTTCCCCCGCCTCACCTACGCCGAATCGATGGAAAAATACGGCTGCGATCGCCCAGATACCCGCTTTGGGTTAGAACTGGTGGAAGTATCCGATCTGTTGGGAAATAGCGGTTTTAAAGTCTTTTCAACTGCCGTCAAACAAGGCGGAATTATTAAAGTTCTGCCCATTCCCGGCGGGAACGATACAATTTCTAACGTTCGGATTAAACCGGGTGGGGATTTGTTCAATGAAGCCGCGATCGCAGGTGCAAAAGGCATTGCCTATATTCGCGTTAAAGAAGGCGGAAACATCGACACGATCGGCGCGATTAAAGATAACCTTAACGAAGAACAAACCAAAGAACTGCTCGATCGCGTCGGCGCAAAACCCGGACATCTACTCCTCTTTGGTGCAGGCGATGCTGCTACTGTTAACAAGTCTCTCGATCGCCTTCGTCAAGTCATCGGACAACAACTCGGACTCATCGACGAGGAGAAGGTTAATCTCGTATGGGTGACAGATTTTCCGCTGTTTGAATGGAACGCCGATGAGAAGCGTTATGAAGCCTTGCATCACCCCTTTACCGCCCCGAATCTCGAAGATTTGGACGATCTAAAAACGGCTCGTTCCCAAGCTTACGATCTCGTTTATAACGGTATAGAAGTAGGCGGTGGCAGTCTTCGCATCTATCAAAAAGAGATTCAAGAGCAAGTGTTCGCCGCGATCGGTTTATCGAAAGAAGAAGCCCAGCAAAAATTCGGCTTCCTTCTCGAAGCCTTTGAATACGGTACGCCTCCCCACGGCGGCATTGCCTACGGACTCGATCGCCTCGTCATGTTGCTGAGTGGCGAAGAATCGATTCGCGATGTCATCGCCTTCCCCAAAACCCAGCAAGCGCGCTGCTTGTTAACCGATGCGCCCTCCAGCGTTGATGAAAAGCAACTTAAGGAATTGCAAGTTGTCTCTACTTATCAACCCGAAGATAATGGATAA
- a CDS encoding Hsp20/alpha crystallin family protein: MIVRDNQVWCPALEVKETSTHLILKAEIPGLKVKDLEIQIERDVLSISGEHHKHNQPSEQELFPSELHYGELKCDFPLPVPVQKDSVRAELVDGILTLMMPKV; this comes from the coding sequence ATGATTGTAAGAGATAATCAAGTCTGGTGTCCGGCTTTAGAGGTAAAAGAAACTTCAACGCATCTGATCTTAAAAGCGGAAATACCCGGTTTAAAAGTTAAAGACTTGGAAATTCAGATCGAGCGGGATGTGCTGTCAATATCGGGAGAACATCACAAGCACAACCAGCCCTCCGAACAAGAGCTATTCCCATCGGAACTCCATTACGGCGAATTGAAATGCGATTTTCCGCTACCCGTTCCGGTTCAAAAAGATTCTGTTCGCGCCGAGTTGGTGGATGGGATTTTGACGTTAATGATGCCGAAAGTTTAA
- a CDS encoding pentapeptide repeat-containing protein, protein MDPSALLDRYRLGERSFLEVKLLEAELIHVDLSGADFSGADLRQSRLGRTNFHRARLAAADLSEALLWGTDLSDADLSRALLREADLSGAKLVGTLLEGANLCKAIVGGANLTSANLSNAILFEADLRPTSDQRTDLGSANLSGADLSYAKLNGALLCRANLEGAKLCRASLGTIHYAEKLATDLSEVNLRNADLSYADLSGAILRKADLSGADLTGTILTEADLAGAIWPDGSRRH, encoded by the coding sequence ATGGACCCTAGCGCGCTTCTCGACCGATATCGCCTTGGAGAACGAAGCTTTCTCGAAGTGAAACTCCTAGAAGCCGAATTGATTCATGTCGATCTCAGCGGCGCGGATTTCAGTGGTGCGGATTTGCGGCAATCTCGCTTGGGGCGCACTAATTTTCATCGGGCGCGTTTAGCGGCTGCCGATCTCAGCGAAGCCTTACTCTGGGGAACGGATTTAAGCGATGCCGATTTATCGCGGGCGCTGCTGCGGGAAGCCGATTTGAGTGGAGCAAAACTCGTTGGCACGCTTTTAGAAGGCGCAAATTTGTGTAAAGCGATTGTCGGCGGCGCAAACTTGACCTCAGCTAACTTATCCAACGCGATTTTATTTGAAGCCGATTTACGCCCGACTTCGGATCAACGCACCGATCTGGGCAGTGCGAATTTGAGCGGTGCGGATCTCAGTTATGCCAAGTTGAATGGCGCGCTCTTGTGTCGGGCAAATTTGGAAGGAGCCAAACTCTGTCGGGCGAGTCTCGGTACAATCCATTATGCGGAGAAACTTGCGACCGATTTAAGCGAAGTTAACCTGCGGAATGCGGATTTGAGCTATGCCGACTTAAGCGGCGCGATTTTACGCAAGGCAGACTTATCAGGAGCGGATCTCACCGGAACGATCTTAACTGAAGCCGATCTTGCAGGCGCAATTTGGCCCGATGGGTCAAGACGGCATTAA